ACAGCTTCATTAACAACACTCGACAGCTAGGCATTGAACTGTTTATGCTCCTGGTCACAACAAAAGCATCTTTTCTTAtcttttactgtaaaatgtgtctgttCCATCACCAaaatagtattttaaaatagaCTCCAGCTGTGACAGCAGAGATACCGGAAGCCAGACTAAACTTCcattcattttttgtgtgtccTCATTTCATTTTGTACACACAGAGCCTCCTCGCCTCCTCCACTTAGTCCACTGAAAGCCTGCGGAGCAGCGCTGTCCAGAGCTACACAACCATGCATCAACAATCCATGCAGGTTGAAATAGTCTAGACTGCTGTCTGCACAGCAGCCTGCGCTCATAGCTCTTATCCCTGCTCTCATCACCACTGAGACAATGAGAACAGCTCTCTATGTAAtagctctcactgtggtttgtcCCACTACTCCCTCTACATCTTTCACAGGCCTAAATGGGGACACCAGCGACAAGCTATTTCACACCTCACATACCTTACTAAGAGGGACGTACAGGATTTTGCTAATTCCTGACAGTTTCATGCTAGATATATTTTTGTACTTAGAAAAATATCCATTGAATTGTCTGAGAGGCATTTACATCACAAGATTAAACGTCACACGTTGCACATTTCCAATTTggacaaaatcaacatgtgccTAGAGATAGTAAAATCAGACAGATGTAACACCATTGTAGTTGCATACTGTTTACAGGTGAAAAAATGATAGCTCGATGATCAAACCTTGACGGATATTGTTTGTTCGAAAGCAAGATAAACAATTGTGGAATAAGATGTGCGCTAAAAGGTTCAGGAGCAAGTGGACAGCGAGGTGTCCACCTCTTCTGATGGGTGTTTGGTTTCCGGGGGGGTGAGGGAAGGATTCAGCAGGAAGCCCCTGATAAAACCATCGTGCCCACCCCCTTCCCCGAGACCAAAGAGGCAGGGGCTTGGGGTTGCATGTGATGACTGTAACCCAAGAGGTCTCCACTCACATGACCGAGCAGCTCTTGGCCTTCTCCTTCTTGAAGGTGGAGGAGAGCAAATCCGACTTGCTGGGCAGGTGGAGAAGTCTTTTGGAGAGACGGCGGGTGGGGCTGGACTTTGGGAGAGGCTGCAGCTTGTTGATGCAGGCCATCGCTGCGGTGCGGAACACGCTGTGGATGCTTTTCTCCGAGGTGAACGCTGAGCACTCCAGGTAAGCCTCTGCACCCAGCTGCTTGGCCATAGCAGAACCCTACAATAAATGGAGTGATGAAGGGTGATGTTCATAACATCCTTTAATacgttttcattgttttctatttgcaCCAGCGTCACCAGGTAGTGTGGAGTTCAGGAAGAGATGCCTCTGCAAGCTCATAAAATGgctgtgaaattaaaaatgagGATGATGCCATCATTGAATTCTCTAGGTGACAATAGGTGACTCATATTCTTGACCCCTTTGTCATCATAAAAAAGATTCAAGAAATTAATGAATCAGATTCCCAAAATGATTTTTGAAATACTTGAAAATAATAGCTCCAATGGAAGTGGAGCCTAAAACAGAGCCTTAACAGATATTATGATATATATCAATAACAAAGAAGGTCTGCtgattattgtaatatttatttttttcaacaaaatgaCTTCTGAAAAACAAACGTTTAATAACTGTACTATTTAAGTGTGGTTGTCATACGTgttttttgttaacatttttaattcGGCATTGACTATATTCCTGACAAACTATATGTGTTACTTATTTTTTCTCACCTGCTCATAGGTGATGGGAGTCTGTTTCTGATTGGACAGCTCCATCAGCGTGCAGACATCTGTGCGCAGGTCGGTCTTACAGCCAATGAGCAGGATACGTGTGCTCGGACAGAAGTCCAGGATCTCAGTTTTCCACTGTGGACAAAAAAGGACAATCAGTTCAGTGGATCCATTTTGCCAAAGTGTGGAGTAAATAATAACCTGTAAATATTTACTGCACAATCCTATAGTATACTTTCACAAAAACAAGCTATATTTGAAAGAATTGCTGATATTAAGTGTGTGACAATGGGGTACAAAAGAGAATTAGAGAATGAGGTACTGCAGCCATTACCTTCTTCAGACTGCTGTCGACAGTGTCTGGGCGGCTGATgtcaaaacacagcaaaactgCGTCTGAGTCACTGTAGCACAGGGGTCTCACATTATCGTAGTATGGAGAACCTTAGAGGGCAGAAAAAGAGAATTAATAATGTGGAtaaaagacaggaagacaaactttgaaaacacacacaggcatctTTGATTTCAAGTAGTTCCATGTGCCATCAATGACCTCGATGTGGCCCCTTTTGACCACAGGAACTCAAAGCCGAATGAGTGCAGTGGTGAATATTGCTGATTTGTGAGACAAACGTTTCAGAGGAATCTTGCACAGCCACCATTTTGAAATATTGACAAAGGACCTCAATGTTTTCCTCATCTTCATGGTGAAATGGTAACACACTTTGTAGTTCTCAAAGTTTCTCTGTACGTTTTGTTCCTGAATGTTTGATAGAAAAGGgccttttgatatttttaaaactttggtCAGACCTGCAGGGGACTGCACATACTTTTCTGGTGCCACATTACAAGGCACATTTTCATATCAAAGGTACAAGGGTTTAGGCTAAATCTgcattgtaaaatgtttaaGCGTTCATGATTTTAGCcaatgattaattcattttaagtGGAGATTGTTTCAGGAATTGATTGCTGTGACAACAGGCAGTTGGTCAGAGCAAAAAGGGTGATAGAGCAGCAGAGTGACAGAGGCAGAGCGAAAGAATACAGCTGCGGGGATTATGTGCAATCGGCATCACTTCTCCAGCTGAGCCTCACTTTGCTGTTCCTGAAACTGCTCTTTTCCCTGCTCCTATATCCTCTGCTGGCAtttcagagggagagaagatgACAATCGAGCACTAAATCCTCATTGATCTTCTCTTGCAGTAGATTACGCAAGTGCAACGGTGGGGCTTGGGGCAGGCAGACGCTCCCACTCATGCTCAGAATCCTTAAGTAAACCACCCACCCCCCCAAAAATCCTCTGCTCGGCGCGCACTATCTCCAGTCCCTCTGTTACCACAGCAACAGCCTTGGAATCCACCATCTACATCAGGCATTCCTCCCACCTCTCCATAAAGGCTCGCCTTAACTGCCAATCAATCATTTTACACCGCAAACTGCCCACCCACCTACTGTTGGGGACATTCCTCTGCTCTGCAACAGAGTTGGGGACCACAGACATACATCcatcacacacaaagacacacacattcacacatgccAACACCACACCTAATGACACACAGACTCACTATTTAAATTTGGCAGCAGCCAGAGGTGAACCCAATCTGTGATCAGATGAAACAGAAGAGGAGCAGCTCAATGGGATTAACATGTTTACTTTAGGCTCCGTGTGAATCCCAAAAGGGATTCAGTGTTCCCCTTATAGCTACAGATAACAAAAGCAGTCTGTGTAATCACTCATAAGATTTTACAACCATCCTAATTGATTTACAGCATAGAAAACAATGCATCAGTAGAAAACATATGAAAAAGCATACACAACATGGATATGTGCATATAGATCTGTTTCATGAATACTTAATGATTTTCCACATTATCAAAGGGTAAAACTGAATTTGCCAGCTGCCGGGCGCTGTGAGTGGAATAATGACAAGCTGCGATGAAATTCCTCAGGGCTCAATGTCCTGGAGAAAGTAAACATCGCTGCAAAGGAACAAAGGGACACGCTTGTTGTATTATAACTCTGTTTCTATGCCTTTGGATAGAAAAATTACTTTGTTCTACTCTTAATTCTCTTGATTTACTACGACTGTATTTTTACAAAGAGGACAGACGCCTCCCCCTTAAGAATGCAAATTATATTATTGTCCTAACACCATTTACACCTAGGGCTGGAGTAGAAAAGACACGCTCATCTGTGAGACAACTTTGCGTTTGTTGACTGTGAAAATTGACACACATTAAAATCAGAACAATTAGCACCACTGGGATgatgagtctctgtgtgtgtgtgtgtgtgtgtgtgtggcgacTCTGAGGAATCTCATAGGAGAGTCAGAGGCAGGGCACTCTATAAATCTTCCCAATCTCCCACAAGGGGTTATCACAGCGCTGGGAAACTGGGTGTGATTCTGCATTAAATGGCCACTGATCTAAATGCAGCAATCAATGGAAAGCTGCACAGGGGGTCCAAGAGCCTTTGCAATTAAAGCTGACAAATTAGTTCCCTTGCCAAGAGACGTATAggatgcttttttttctctacagAAATcgattttatatttcattttggacAAACGATGCATGATTCAGTAGGCGTATTTATCCTATTTTCAAagggaataaataaaaaaatgatatgAATGTGTAAATATTAGTATTTGATGCTCCACAGCATGCTGTTTGGGTACAGTAGCAGCCTTGGCAGCACTCTCCTGACACTCCAGGACCCAGTTTCTAATCCTGGAAGAATAGCTGTTTCTGTTGTGGCAAGAAAAAgccaggaggaagagaggagggaaagcaGGAGTGTAGCCTACTGAGGCAGATCACAAAGAGCCCTCCTCTGCCATTAATCCTTCACCCCCTGCAGTCTGATATCACAGAGTACCAGTCTCTGTCTCTTACCCTCgcttccctccttctctccattGCAACAACCCAAAGAATGGCCTGGATAGACAGTTTAATACACATGCAGAGCCTAAGCATGCTCCAAATGTACCCTTTCTTCCCTTTACTCAACAGCATGCCTCTACAACAGATGGAGAGTTTCTGAGGCATGAAACGTGGAGAGTGAGGCTGAGTTACTGGGGAatgggaggaaaagaaaagagcataACCAAATTCCTGCGGCTGAGCTCAACTCCATCCGTCTTGATGGTGTGGTGCCCAGAGCTAAGTGTCGAGGTGGAAATTGGGCCACAGCAGAAGTAAGCTTCATAGGCTGAGACGACGGGCCTTGTGTTGGAGcgtacaggtgggggaggggaggatctgcttttctgtgtgtgcataagtGAGAgtttcagtgtatttttgtgcatgtgtgcttaaTCAACAGAGTGACATAGCCCGTCTTCTTCATTAGCACACTCCTCTCCTACCGTGAGAATGCAGGGGTCAGACAGATTAATGATCCAGTGATGGGATGACTCACAGATTTGGGTATGAGAGTAGCCCTGCCCCTCCACCCACACTTAGCCGGCTGggagctgtgctgctgctgctgctgctgctgcagctgacaaCTACGGACTTCACAGCCATGCCAAAAAACACACTACATTGCGTCAGACAGTTGTTCCCTGGTTTCACATGCCAGAGCCAGTCAGCATCACCACTGAAGTCccctgcagggagagagagggcgGTTCTTTGTTCCTGAGCATCACCGCATCTGAACTGTTAACAAGCTTCACTTTGTAACTTGACACTGTCAAAGTTGATCACACTCTGGATTTTGAAGTTGAGTCAAAGaacagattatttaaaaaatgtaaacgaAAACCTTGATGTGCATTAAATTAAAAGTGTATTCTGCTAGTAATCTTTTGCAAAGTCATAATCAGAGTCTCAGAGGTAAAAAACTATtctttgatattttatagatcaaacaattaattaattaatcaaaaaataatcgACTGATTAATctataattaaaattattattagttgtATCCCTTAAACAGACTGAACCCTAAAAATTGCTAAAAGCTGAGTGGTCATTAGAAATGACTGATATATAGCCATTAACATGATTATTGTCTATTAACAATGCCTCTCTTTATACAGATTGTTTCATCAGCCTAAATGGATATTGGGTTCATAACAAATCAGTCTCATTAATCAATCAGACAAGAAAtgattacatatacagtatccTCTTAAACTCAAAGGCTTTATCAGCAAGACCATTCAACCTGAAATAAATTACTCACTAACACTATAACAAGATTCATTATTCACTATACATGAGTTACAGCCACTGGACGGTGTTCGccttccccctctttctctctcctccctgcgTGTCTGATTGGACCAGGCTGATTAAAACCGGTGGATTGATTTTGGTCTGTAAATCCATAGCGGGGCTGGGAGAAGGAGCTGCCTGCCATGTGGAAGACGGGGATGAGGTCAGTCCAATCAATGAAGGAGAATCGGGATAATGAGGAGAACCTCTCAGTGTGGTGGGGCCGCAGCGGCACAACACCACGCAATTAGTGCAAATTACAGTAAGAAGAGGAAACTGTACGGTGTGACAAACAAATAGCCCCTGTGCCTGTCGTCCATCACCAGGAGCCTGACATGAGATACATGAGAGTCATCTATCACAAATGAAGGGGAAGGGGGGGTGACATACGTTCAGTGGAACATGAGAGTGAAAATTCATTTAAAGCAACTACAAAGAAGTTTCATTTTGCGTCAATTTTGGCAGGCCCTGTGGTCAAAAGCAGAAGTGTTTCCACCACCTCGTGTCGTAAAGATCTTGATCTGGCTAGCGTGTGCAATTGCTTTGGAAGCGAGTGAAAGAAAGATGCAACTTATTTTGAtactatttttcatttttgaaacacAGCTATTTGTAGGATGCAGTGACAATGAGGTAATGTATCTATTTGTGGCTATGTAATAACTCTAATATGACGACGGCCATCTT
This sequence is a window from Siniperca chuatsi isolate FFG_IHB_CAS linkage group LG10, ASM2008510v1, whole genome shotgun sequence. Protein-coding genes within it:
- the rnd1b gene encoding rho family GTPase 1b; this translates as MKERRNTQPLVVRCKLVLVGDVQCGKTAMLQVLAKDCYPETYVPTVFENYTACLELEEQRVELSLWDTSGSPYYDNVRPLCYSDSDAVLLCFDISRPDTVDSSLKKWKTEILDFCPSTRILLIGCKTDLRTDVCTLMELSNQKQTPITYEQGSAMAKQLGAEAYLECSAFTSEKSIHSVFRTAAMACINKLQPLPKSSPTRRLSKRLLHLPSKSDLLSSTFKKEKAKSCSVM